A region from the Aegilops tauschii subsp. strangulata cultivar AL8/78 chromosome 5, Aet v6.0, whole genome shotgun sequence genome encodes:
- the LOC109757712 gene encoding protein FAR1-RELATED SEQUENCE 5-like: MAKAIPQSFPNIVHKLCRWHILKKYKEYLALLYKKYKTFKEEFTSILNWPMMPTEFEAAWAELMHKYNLENDQMMMQLWSDRKMWISAYYKNIFCARMTSIMKREHESRAQERVFQGDQEPTQTNPVTKTTYSYEEDMAIKYTRAVYTKMRTRMRKATLFRAKPTAEPSKYLVYYHNKAGHDDENRFAWSKHEFQVVADPENEIYECECKLWTHIGLFRLHIMNILDYLKPDRFPDKYILKRYTKTAITTNL, from the exons ATGGCGAAAGCTATACCACAATCATTCCCAAACATCGTCCACAAGCTATGCCGTTGGCACATCCTGAAGAAGTACAAGGAATACCTCGCATTGCTATACAAAAAGTATAAAACATTCAAAGAGGAGTTCACATCTATATTAAACTGGCCGATGATGCCAACGGAGTTTGAAGCTGCCTGGGCTGAACTCATGCACAAGTACAACCTGGAGAACGACCAGATGATGATGCAGCTGTGGAGTGATAGGAAAATGTGGATTTCAGCATATTACAAGAACATTTTCTGTGCTAGAATGACTTCCATAATGAAGCGAGAGCATGAATCACGTGCTCAAGAGAGGGTTTTTCAAGGGGACCAAGAACCTACACAA ACCAATCCTGTGACAAAAACAACCTACAGCTACGAGGAAGACATGGCTATCAAGTACACGAGAGCCGTGTACACCAAGATGAGGACTAGGATGAGAAAAGCCACGCTATTTCGCGCAAAGCCTACAGCAGAGCCCAGTAAGTACCTTGTGTATTACCACAACAAGGCTGGCCATGATGATGAAAACAGATTTGCCTGGTCAAAGCATGAATTCCAGGTTGTAGCTGACCCAGAGAATGAAATATACGAGTGTGAATGCAAGCTTTGGACACACATAG GCCTGTTCCGCCTTCACATCATGAACATACTAGACTACCTAAAGCCTGACAGATTTCCAGACAAGTATATCCTCAAACGGTACACAAAGACTGCAATCACAACCAACCTTTGA